In the Populus trichocarpa isolate Nisqually-1 chromosome 1, P.trichocarpa_v4.1, whole genome shotgun sequence genome, one interval contains:
- the LOC18096772 gene encoding probable serine/threonine-protein kinase PBL19 isoform X2: MKCFYIFKDKFKNKKGQANSAPEPSDHQSKSNSSPRRTAKSLPSPRSIPELYKEKEHNLRVFSFQELKEATNGFNRLLKIGEGGFGSVYKGTVRPASGQGDPVVVAIKKLNNHGLQGHKQWLAEVQFLGVVSHPNLVELLGYCSVDSERGIQRLLVYEYMPNRSLEDHLFKRGPPTLSWRKRLEIILGAAEGLAYLHGGMEVQVIYRDFKSSNVLLDEDFKPKLSDFGLAREGPTGDRTHVSTAVVGTYGYAAPEYVETGHLTIHSDVWSFGVVLYEILTGRRTLERNRPVIEQKLLDWQSKLLSWQIAALTRTPKSDRQ, translated from the exons ATGAAGTGTTTCTATATTTTCAAGGATAAATTTAAGAACAAGAAAGGACAAGCAAATTCAGCCCCAGAACCGAGTGATCACCAAAGCAAATCAAATAGTTCACCTCGTCGTACAGCGAAATCCTTACCATCTCCAAGAAGCATACCTGAATTGTACAAAGAGAAGGAGCACAATTTGCGAGTTTTCAGTTTTCAAGAGCTTAAAGAGGCAACAAATGGTTTTAACAGATTGCTTAAGATTGGAGAAGGTGGCTTTGGGAGTGTGTATAAGGGAACAGTCAGACCTGCCAGTGGTCAAGGCGATCCTGTAGTGGTTGCCATTAAAAAGCTCAACAATCATGGCTTACAG GGTCATAAACAATGGCTTGCAGAAGTTCAATTTCTTGGAGTTGTTAGTCACCCGAACCTAGTGGAACTTCTAGGTTACTGCTCTGTTGATAGTGAAAGAGGGATCCAACGGCTTCTGGTTTATGAATATATGCCCAACAGAAGCTTAGAAGATCATCTTTTCAAAAGAGGTCCACCCACTCTGTCATGGAGGAAAAGATTAGAGATAATCCTTGGTGCTGCTGAAGGATTGGCTTATTTGCATGGAGGAATGGAAGTCCAG GTTATTTATCGAGATTTTAAATCCTCGAATGTTCTTTTGGATGAGGACTTTAAACCGAAGCTCTCTGATTTCGGGCTTGCTAGAGAAGGACCAACGGGTGATCGAACTCATGTATCCACTGCG GTGGTTGGTACATATGGATATGCTGCTCCCGAATATGTTGAAACAGGCCATCTCACCATTCACAGTGATGTATGGAGCTTCGGCGTGGTTCTCTATGAAATCCTTACTGGCAGGCGAACGCTGGAAAGAAATCGCCCTGTAATAGAGCAGAAGCTTCTAGATTGG CAAAGCAAATTGCTAAGTTGGCAGATAGCTGCCTTAACAAGAACGCCAAAGAGCGACCGACAATGA
- the LOC18096772 gene encoding probable serine/threonine-protein kinase PBL19 isoform X1, with protein sequence MKCFYIFKDKFKNKKGQANSAPEPSDHQSKSNSSPRRTAKSLPSPRSIPELYKEKEHNLRVFSFQELKEATNGFNRLLKIGEGGFGSVYKGTVRPASGQGDPVVVAIKKLNNHGLQGHKQWLAEVQFLGVVSHPNLVELLGYCSVDSERGIQRLLVYEYMPNRSLEDHLFKRGPPTLSWRKRLEIILGAAEGLAYLHGGMEVQVIYRDFKSSNVLLDEDFKPKLSDFGLAREGPTGDRTHVSTAVVGTYGYAAPEYVETGHLTIHSDVWSFGVVLYEILTGRRTLERNRPVIEQKLLDWVKQFPVDSKRFSMIIDPRLINEYSFNAAKQIAKLADSCLNKNAKERPTMTQVVERLKQIIQDLEGENTSTNRNAESSQSSLSRRKQNKV encoded by the exons ATGAAGTGTTTCTATATTTTCAAGGATAAATTTAAGAACAAGAAAGGACAAGCAAATTCAGCCCCAGAACCGAGTGATCACCAAAGCAAATCAAATAGTTCACCTCGTCGTACAGCGAAATCCTTACCATCTCCAAGAAGCATACCTGAATTGTACAAAGAGAAGGAGCACAATTTGCGAGTTTTCAGTTTTCAAGAGCTTAAAGAGGCAACAAATGGTTTTAACAGATTGCTTAAGATTGGAGAAGGTGGCTTTGGGAGTGTGTATAAGGGAACAGTCAGACCTGCCAGTGGTCAAGGCGATCCTGTAGTGGTTGCCATTAAAAAGCTCAACAATCATGGCTTACAG GGTCATAAACAATGGCTTGCAGAAGTTCAATTTCTTGGAGTTGTTAGTCACCCGAACCTAGTGGAACTTCTAGGTTACTGCTCTGTTGATAGTGAAAGAGGGATCCAACGGCTTCTGGTTTATGAATATATGCCCAACAGAAGCTTAGAAGATCATCTTTTCAAAAGAGGTCCACCCACTCTGTCATGGAGGAAAAGATTAGAGATAATCCTTGGTGCTGCTGAAGGATTGGCTTATTTGCATGGAGGAATGGAAGTCCAG GTTATTTATCGAGATTTTAAATCCTCGAATGTTCTTTTGGATGAGGACTTTAAACCGAAGCTCTCTGATTTCGGGCTTGCTAGAGAAGGACCAACGGGTGATCGAACTCATGTATCCACTGCG GTGGTTGGTACATATGGATATGCTGCTCCCGAATATGTTGAAACAGGCCATCTCACCATTCACAGTGATGTATGGAGCTTCGGCGTGGTTCTCTATGAAATCCTTACTGGCAGGCGAACGCTGGAAAGAAATCGCCCTGTAATAGAGCAGAAGCTTCTAGATTGGGTGAAACAATTTCCAGTTGACAGTAAAAGatttagcatgataattgaTCCACGACTCATAAATGAGTACTCTTTCAATGCAGCAAAGCAAATTGCTAAGTTGGCAGATAGCTGCCTTAACAAGAACGCCAAAGAGCGACCGACAATGACTCAAGTGGTAGAGAGGTTGAAGCAAATAATACAAGATTTAGAAGGGGAGAACACCTCTACAAATAGGAATGCTGAGTCGTCTCAATCTAGCTTGTCAAGGCGCAAACAGAACAAG GTCTAA